Proteins encoded together in one Neobacillus sp. FSL H8-0543 window:
- a CDS encoding DUF2085 domain-containing protein: protein MLQEILHFFGRAICHQLDERSLHISGEALSVCARDTGIYIGIFSTLIYLFLFKRKASITIPSKKTSFLLLLFLVPLLIDGFGSYMNLFESNNLRRLVTGTSFGLALPYFLYPLLSSKSLEPMSEPIIKLSRDVYLPILLSSLLGGLFYWGQPSQLVLDSFIIIMILVWFSLCASFLFSFIRLTPIKWGLSIAGGIAFLSSLSLLHAWVLSFTI from the coding sequence ATGTTACAAGAAATTTTGCATTTCTTTGGGCGAGCAATATGTCACCAGCTCGATGAACGGTCCCTTCATATCTCTGGGGAAGCACTCTCTGTTTGCGCAAGAGATACTGGCATCTATATCGGGATTTTTTCTACACTAATATACCTGTTTCTGTTTAAACGCAAAGCAAGCATTACCATCCCTTCAAAAAAAACAAGCTTTTTACTCCTGCTGTTTCTCGTCCCCTTATTAATAGATGGATTTGGTTCCTATATGAATCTGTTTGAATCAAATAACCTAAGGAGATTGGTGACAGGCACCAGCTTCGGTTTGGCTTTGCCCTATTTTCTTTACCCATTGCTATCATCAAAGTCACTCGAGCCAATGAGTGAGCCTATCATAAAACTAAGCAGGGATGTGTATTTACCCATCCTGTTAAGTAGTTTATTGGGTGGATTGTTTTATTGGGGACAACCTTCACAACTTGTTCTTGATAGCTTCATTATTATAATGATCCTTGTCTGGTTTAGCTTATGTGCCTCCTTCTTATTTTCATTTATCCGCCTGACCCCAATAAAGTGGGGGTTATCGATTGCTGGTGGTATCGCCTTCCTTTCATCTCTGTCTCTCTTACATGCTTGGGTCCTGTCATTCACCATTTAA
- a CDS encoding Crp/Fnr family transcriptional regulator, giving the protein MIHMDVLSDLHQFDVFSFLPSRTLQKYLPNFYFRTYKKNQRLYMEGDPRDKIFFLLDGYVMYERGSVEGNMLYLDFVKSNQMFPYGGIFQDMVYKDTAIAVTDVHLYFIQTHVLEGLLKSNPKQLLTIISKLSDILCLHQKRVQKILIPNAQERVLHSLQFLMEDLGEKDGDAILIPCPLTAANISKISGTTRETVSLLMNQLKRDKIISVASKKIRILQPEYFNEIC; this is encoded by the coding sequence GTGATTCACATGGATGTGCTATCTGATTTACATCAATTTGATGTTTTTTCCTTCCTTCCATCAAGAACTCTGCAAAAATATCTTCCGAATTTTTATTTTAGAACCTACAAGAAAAACCAACGCCTCTATATGGAAGGCGATCCCCGGGACAAAATTTTTTTCTTACTCGATGGATATGTGATGTATGAACGAGGCAGCGTGGAGGGCAATATGCTTTACCTAGACTTTGTCAAAAGTAACCAAATGTTCCCTTATGGTGGGATCTTTCAAGATATGGTTTACAAAGACACGGCCATCGCAGTCACCGATGTACACTTGTACTTTATCCAAACCCATGTACTTGAGGGGTTACTTAAATCAAACCCGAAGCAATTATTAACGATTATCTCTAAACTCTCAGATATCCTTTGTCTTCATCAGAAACGTGTTCAAAAAATTCTCATTCCCAATGCACAAGAACGTGTTTTGCATTCCCTGCAGTTTTTAATGGAGGATCTTGGTGAGAAGGACGGAGACGCAATCCTCATTCCATGTCCGCTTACAGCGGCAAATATCTCCAAAATATCTGGAACCACCCGGGAAACGGTTAGTCTTTTAATGAACCAATTGAAACGCGACAAGATTATTTCCGTAGCCTCAAAAAAAATCCGCATTCTTCAACCAGAATATTTTAATGAAATTTGCTGA
- a CDS encoding arginine repressor, whose product MNKETRLQLITKLIIEQEVKTQEELGQLLFDNGLQVTQATISRDIRELKLIKVPTKNGCQKYSFKMDKYFLISEKLQHKMKDALLSMEVINYFIIMKTLPGHAHSFGALLDSIKLDGKAGTICGNDTCLIICRSPEESIAIKQQIEKYKE is encoded by the coding sequence ATGAATAAAGAGACGCGATTACAGCTAATTACAAAACTTATCATAGAGCAAGAGGTAAAAACACAGGAAGAGCTCGGGCAATTACTTTTTGACAATGGCTTACAAGTGACTCAAGCAACCATCTCCAGAGACATTCGGGAATTGAAGCTAATCAAAGTTCCCACAAAGAACGGCTGTCAAAAATACAGCTTTAAAATGGACAAATACTTTTTAATTTCCGAAAAGCTCCAGCACAAGATGAAGGATGCACTTCTAAGTATGGAGGTAATTAACTATTTCATTATAATGAAAACGTTACCAGGACATGCCCATTCTTTTGGAGCACTGTTAGATTCAATAAAATTGGACGGTAAAGCAGGAACCATTTGCGGGAATGATACTTGCTTGATTATTTGTAGAAGCCCTGAAGAATCGATCGCCATTAAGCAACAAATTGAAAAATATAAGGAGTAG